From a single Papaver somniferum cultivar HN1 unplaced genomic scaffold, ASM357369v1 unplaced-scaffold_19, whole genome shotgun sequence genomic region:
- the LOC113338805 gene encoding uncharacterized acetyltransferase At3g50280-like: protein MPSSASKTMIISRCTIKPDQTSTIKDLKLSVSDLPMLSCHYIQKGVLLTRPDNIPFDSLIPLLKNSLSKTLSHFPALAGRMKTDSSGFVHIDCNDLGVVFVEANATHLSIRDVVPPQNSNHDNNDLPQVIREFFTYDGVVSYDGHYRPLAAVQVTELSDGVFIGCAVNHAVTDGTSFWNFFNTFAEITKGVKKITKQPDFTRNYVKDSKAVLQFPDGNPKVTFDVDAPLRERIFHFSRESILKLKSRANNFKKFENGYEIIGKLSNDQNQNPNGKPAAVNPTVEISSFQSLSAQLWRSVTRARKLPANKPTTFRMAVNCRHRLEPRMDPYYFGNAIQSIPTIVPIGELLSRDLCWSAEMLNKNVRAHNHDTVVQGVEEWEKNPRCFPLGNFDGASITMGSSPRFPMYDNDFGWGRPLAVRSGKANKFDGKISAFPGRDGGGSVDLEVCLSPDAMSGLENDTEFMQYVTDLI from the coding sequence ATGCCTTCTTCAGCTTCTAAAACCATGATAATCTCGCGATGCACAATAAAACCAGATCAAACATCAACTATCAAAGATCTTAAACTCTCTGTTTCTGATCTTCCTATGCTTTCATGTCATTACATTCAAAAAGGAGTTTTATTAACTCGTCCAGATAACATTCCATTTGATTCTCTAATCCCACTTCTCAAAAACTCACTCTCTAAAACTCTTTCTCATTTCCCTGCTCTCGCCGGTCGGATGAAAACGGATTCTTCCGGTTTCGTACACATCGATTGTAATGATCTTGGTGTCGTTTTCGTTGAAGCTAATGCAACACATTTATCAATCCGTGATGTTGTACCACCACAAAACAGTAATCATGATAATAATGATTTGCCTCAAGTGATTAGAGAATTCTTTACTTATGACGGAGTTGTGAGTTACGATGGTCATTACAGACCTTTAGCTGCTGTGCAAGTGACGGAATTGTCTGACGGTGTTTTTATTGGTTGTGCTGTTAATCATGCCGTTACTGATGGTACATCTTTCTGGAATTTCTTTAACACTTTTGCTGAGATTACTAAAGGTGTTAAGAAGATTACGAAACAACCTGATTTCACTCGAAATTATGTGAAAGATTCTAAAGCTGTTCTTCAATTCCCCGACGGAAATCCAAAGGTGACGTTTGATGTTGATGCTCCACTAAGAGAAAGAATTTTCCATTTCAGCAGAGAATCGATTCTGAAATTGAAATCCAGAGCTAATAATTTCAAGAAATTCGAGAACGGGTATGAGATTATAGGGAAACTGAGCAACGACCAAAACCAAAACCCGAACGGGAAGCCGGCGGCAGTTAATCCAACGGTTGAGATTTCATCGTTTCAATCATTAAGTGCTCAATTATGGAGATCAGTGACACGAGCAAGAAAACTTCCGGCGAATAAACCGACGACGTTCCGTATGGCGGTTAACTGCCGTCACCGTTTAGAACCACGTATGGATCCGTATTACTTCGGTAACGCTATACAGAGCATCCCGACCATTGTTCCGATAGGCGAACTGTTGTCTAGAGATTTGTGCTGGAGTGCTGAGATGTTGAATAAAAATGTGAGGGCGCATAATCATGATACAGTGGTACAGGGAGTAGAAGAATGGGAGAAGAACCCAAGATGTTTCCCACTAGGGAACTTCGATGGTGCATCAATCACAATGGGAAGTTCACCGAGATTTCCGATGTATGATAATGATTTTGGGTGGGGTCGACCATTAGCTGTACGTAGTGGTAAGGCTAATAAATTTGATGGAAAAATATCAGCTTTTCCAGGGAGAGATGGTGGTGGAAGTGTTGATCTTGAAGTTTGTTTATCACCTGATGCTATGTCAGGTCTTGAAAATGATACTGAGTTTATGCAGTATGTAacagatttgatttga